The genomic window CTCGATCTGAAGCCTTAGACTTAGATCGAGTGATCGACTCAGATTACTTACCTAGATCGGTGATGCGATCAAATAGGAAGATCGGGTTTACAACCCCACTCAATGCATTGCCAAAGGTAGAGATTCCGCGCAAAATCGAGGAGCCAAACGATGGCCGAACTACAATTACATCACGGCTACGCAGAGGTGGGTTGCTCTGCTCATTGAGTGGCTGATTGAGGTCAGCCCGTAGGGTGCGACGACTGATCCTGCCGTCTGGTTCAAGGCGATATAACTCTACACGTCGCCAATCGCCGTCGTTAGTGATACTGCCTGCCGCTACAACTGCTTCCGTAAACGGTGCATTGGGGCGAATGGTAACGTTGCCTGGCTTCACCACTTCACCGACTACCTGGACGTTAATAGTTGCTGGTGAGAAGCTGGCCCCTGCAATCTCAGTAGACTCCTGAGCCGTCAGGGTGGTAGCTCGTGGGATGTTGATTGAGTCACCATCAAATAGCCGAACGTCTTGGCTGATGTCTCCCTTCATCAGGTCCCAAAGATTGATTTCAAAGGTTCGCCGCCCGCCTGAGGCGACCACACGAGAAACCTGGATCTGACGCACATTCGCTAAGGCAGTGATGCCACCTGCTGTTTGCAGAGCGCCAGTCAGAGTTGTCGCATTAGCTCCACCTTGCACCCCTCCAATGCCGCCAATGGCACCATTGGTCCCACTACTGCCTCGACTATCCTGATTGAAATTGAGGGTGTAGGAGCCAGGCCGATTGACTTCTCCCACAATCGCCACGGTTAGCGGGCGAGGAGATACCAGTGACACATTAACAATGTTGCGCACTAGATAGGGGGACAGCAGTTGTGCTAGTCGTCCCGCTGCAGCCTCTAGGGACATGCCCTCAACGTTTACTGAGCCAATCAGCGGCAGGGTAACTGTCCCGTCAGGTAACACCTGCTGTTCGCCACTGAGTTCCTCGACATCAAAGACGTTGACTTTGATGCGGTCTCCAGCCCCCAGCAAGTAGCGACCAATATCCTGGCGCAGGTTGGCATCCAAGGACGGTATGCCGGAGCCGGAGCTAGGCGGATTTTGAGTCGATAAGGGTTG from Leptolyngbya sp. FACHB-261 includes these protein-coding regions:
- a CDS encoding polysaccharide biosynthesis/export family protein, producing the protein MTQPFYHLPLSVLLLSGLGGLAPELVSPVLAQTAPAQPAPAQPLSTQNPPSSGSGIPSLDANLRQDIGRYLLGAGDRIKVNVFDVEELSGEQQVLPDGTVTLPLIGSVNVEGMSLEAAAGRLAQLLSPYLVRNIVNVSLVSPRPLTVAIVGEVNRPGSYTLNFNQDSRGSSGTNGAIGGIGGVQGGANATTLTGALQTAGGITALANVRQIQVSRVVASGGRRTFEINLWDLMKGDISQDVRLFDGDSINIPRATTLTAQESTEIAGASFSPATINVQVVGEVVKPGNVTIRPNAPFTEAVVAAGSITNDGDWRRVELYRLEPDGRISRRTLRADLNQPLNEQSNPPLRSRDVIVVRPSFGSSILRGISTFGNALSGVVNPIFLFDRITDLGK